In the Brassica napus cultivar Da-Ae chromosome A7, Da-Ae, whole genome shotgun sequence genome, one interval contains:
- the LOC106356873 gene encoding probable pectinesterase/pectinesterase inhibitor VGDH2 — protein MPVGKVVISAASVLLVVGVAIGVVTYVNRGDDGGGGGKDASLNSHQKAVQAICQTTTDQGSCSKTLDPVKSDDPSKLIKAFLLATKDAITKSSNFTATTEGGMGKNMNATTKAVLDYCKRVLTYALEDLETIVEEMGADLQQSGSKLDQLKQWLTGVFNYQTDCLDDIEEVEFRKIMGEGISNSKVLTSNAIDIFHSVVTAMTQMGVKVDDMKNVMGGLGAPARRLLGDIDQNGLPKWLSGKDRKLMAKAGRGGGGAPRDDGIGEGGGGGGKIKATHVVAKDGSGKFKTISEAVNACPDKNKGRCIIHIKAGTYNEVVRIPKKKNNIFMFGDGATKTIITFNKSVKLTPGTTTSLSATVQVESEGFMAKWIGFKNTAGPLGHQAVALRVNGDRAVIFNCRFDAYQDTLYVNNGRQFYRNIVVSGTVDFIFGKSATVIQNSLLLLRKGSPGQSNYVTADGNEKGAAVKIGIVLQNCRIMPDKDLIGDKGPKKVKSYLGRPWKKFSTAVIIGSEISASIEPEGWTEWKGEQNHKTAKYIEFNNRGPGAKTNVRPRWTKAAKSAAEVEGFTVANWVGPANWIQEANVPVQLGL, from the exons atgccAGTAGGAAAAGTTGTGATATCTGCGGCTTCCGTCCTTCTAGTGGTGGGTGTTGCCATAGGAGTTGTCACCTATGTTAATAGAGGCGACGACGGTGGTGGCGGCGGCAAGGATGCTTCTCTTAATTCACATCAAAAAGCGGTTCAGGCAATTTGTCAAACAACTACAGACCAAGGCTCGTGCTCAAAAACTCTCGACCCGGTCAAAAGCGATGATCCAAGCAAGCTTATCAAAGCCTTCTTGTTGGCTACAAAAGATGCGATCACAAAATCTTCAAACTTCACGGCTACGACCGAAGGAGGCATGGGGAAAAACATGAACGCGACGACCAAAGCCGTTCTTGATTATTGCAAGAGAGTGTTGACATATGCTCTTGAGGATCTTGAGACCATTGTTGAAGAAATGGGTGCAGATCTTCAGCAGAGCGGAAGTAAGCTTGACCAGCTTAAACAATGGTTAACAGGAGTGTTTAATTACCAAACTGACTGTCTTGATGACATTGAGGAAGTGGAGTTCAGAAAAATCATGGGTGAAGGAATCTCCAACTCCAAAGTTTTGACTAGTAACGCTATCGATATCTTTCACTCTGTTGTCACGGCTATGACCCAAATGGGTGTCAAAGTCGACGATATGAAGAACGTGATGGGAGGACTTGGAGCTCCTGCACGTCGCCTTCTTGGAGACATCGACCAAAATGGACTACCCAAATGGCTTTCTGGCAAAGACAGAAAGCTTATGGCTAAGGCTGGACGCGGTGGCGGTGGTGCACCTCGTGATGATGGTATCGGTGAAGGTGGCGGTGGTGGGGGTAAGATCAAGGCGACTCATGTGGTGGCTAAGGATGGAAGTGGAAAGTTTAAGACGATTTCTGAAGCAGTTAACGCTTGCCCGGATAAAAACAAAGGACGTTGTATTATCCATATCAAGGCTGGTACCTACAATGAAGTGGTCAGAATCcctaagaagaagaacaacattTTCATGTTTGGTGATGGTGCTACAAAAACCATCATTACTTTTAACAAAAGTGTTAAACTTACCCCTGGAACCACTACTTCACTCAGTGCCACCGTTC AGGTTGAATCCGAGGGATTCATGGCGAAATGGATTGGGTTTAAGAACACTGCTGGTCCATTGGGACACCAAGCGGTCGCACTCCGTGTAAATGGAGACCGTGCGGTCATATTCAACTGCAGATTTGACGCTTACCAAGACACACTCTACGTCAACAACGGACGTCAGTTCTATAGAAACATTGTTGTATCCGGTACAGTCGACTTCATCTTCGGAAAATCCGCAACAGTGATCCAAAACTCTCTACTCCTCTTACGAAAGGGCAGCCCCGGACAGTCCAACTACGTTACAGCCGATGGTAACGAGAAGGGTGCAGCGGTCAAGATCGGTATCGTTCTCCAGAACTGCCGTATCATGCCAGACAAAGACCTTATAGGTGACAAAGGTCCCAAGAAAGTCAAATCGTATCTAGGACGGCCGTGGAAGAAATTTTCCACGGCTGTGATTATTGGAAGTGAGATTAGTGCTTCGATTGAACCAGAAGGATGGACCGAGTGGAAAGGAGAACAAAACCACAAAACAGCTAAATACATTGAGTTTAATAACCGCGGACCAGGAGCTAAAACTAACGTGAGGCCTCGTTGGACTAAGGCGGCTAAGTCTGCGGCTGAGGTTGAAGGTTTCACCGTAGCTAACTGGGTGGGTCCGGCTAATTGGATTCAAGAAGCTAACGTGCCTGTCCAGCTTGGATtgtaa
- the LOC106356874 gene encoding probable pectinesterase/pectinesterase inhibitor yields the protein MHLPNIDELKIYTQHAFLSLYLSSLLSPNQFLFLHPCKNTTMNIAIKLAFLFLTVTSTVTATPAKRPDYLSTQHAKTIAGICTVIQTDTSLCTKTLKEVPSDDPITLIRALPTAAESSVKKSVTFLIGIKPKHTSNAVATAAINSCEKNLNNALEDFAEFWKATGKDVTTLAHNYFTCKKTLTSIMGYHSTCLDDIKDKNLLKEVESGIGVGKNLSSNSFDVFNGLHTIFNTFAINVKLNEEDTSPRPPPLSDYYY from the coding sequence ATGCATCTACCAAATATAGacgaactaaaaatatatacacaacATGCATTCCTCTCTCTATATCTAAGTTCTCTTCTTTCTCCGAATCAGTTTCTTTTCCTCCATCCATGTAAAAACACAACCATGAACATTGCAATCAAACTAGCCTTTCTCTTCTTAACCGTCACCTCAACCGTAACCGCTACACCAGCCAAACGCCCAGACTACCTTTCCACACAGCATGCAAAAACAATCGCGGGAATATGCACCGTTATCCAAACAGACACAAGTCTATGCACCAAAACCCTTAAAGAAGTTCCTAGCGATGACCCCATCACATTAATCCGAGCATTACCTACTGCGGCTGAATCATCCGTTAAAAAAAGCGTGACTTTCCTCATTGGAATCAAACCAAAACATACATCAAACGCAGTCGCAACTGCAGCGATCAACAGCTGCGAGAAAAACTTGAATAACGCGTTAGAAGATTTCGCTGAGTTTTGGAAAGCTACGGGGAAAGATGTAACGACGTTGGCTCATAACTATTTCACGTGTAAGAAAACGTTAACGTCGATCATGGGGTATCATTCGACTTGTTTGGATGATATTAAAGATAAGAATCTGTTGAAGGAAGTGGAGAGTGGGATTGGAGTTGGGAAGAATCTAAGCAGTAACTCGTTTGATGTTTTTAATGGTTTGCATACTATTTTCAATACTTTTGCTATTAATGTGAAGCTTAACGAGGAAGACACTTCGCCCCGACCGCCACCATTGTCCGATTATTATTACTGA
- the LOC106353311 gene encoding E3 ubiquitin-protein ligase ZNF598, giving the protein MDDSCAVCADNLEWVAYGSCGHREVCSTCVVRLRFVLCDPRCCICKTESPLIFVTKALGDYTRTINDFSTFPTAPKEGRVAGGFWYHEDTQAFFDDLDQYRMIKAMCRLSCSVCDKAEEEQGPGPRHRLRIKSVEQLKGHLYHKHKLNMCNLCLEGRKIFIGEQKLYTRAQLNQHIHTGDSEVDGSESERGGFAGHPMCEFCRNPFYGDNELYTHMTTEHYTCHICQRSQTGKYEYYKNYDDLELHFRRDHFLCEDDSCLSKKFVVFPNESELKRHNAIEHGGRMSRAQRTAALQIPTSFRYSRGNDQESRRGRPRSFRREPGGGDDNYNRAVNAALRLSEAEYSRQEPPPPSSAPPPGFSENNNRDMDDGDPLIQPMESLSTTDMEPSSRYLQAVGSSGGGGSRLQESAFPPLAGQPRSGQNLEGLPTNTLAARLRRQTNRTPSATAIASPSQAWPAVNRASNTSGGGGGGGNPSSGWPAIGRAPVQASSSSAQSRSHARVAQPRPPNSQAARNGNMIPHSSSAPNLSDTRSLHSEFPPVSAAARKTPSSTITQGTSNSQPPPPDVQSANKSLVEQMRSALGHDEELFMTFKDVSGQYRQGSIDATTYLEYVKGYGLSHLVIDLARLCPDPRRQKELIDAHTASLRNSAAKENGPAAAPGQSSSSQAQESKKNKGKAVKVADPKEAVADNFMETVRRLQSSQNFHEEEEEVISKDKNAYRSDKGKSKVESTSTGSKQQRKKTSKFHRVRLGDGSMAALLNVNSSYHEPHEPESKDDNNNSSQNQTGVRGVWRKGGAQLFS; this is encoded by the exons ATGGATGATAGCTGTGCCGTCTGCGCCGACAATCTCGAATGGGTTGCCTACGGATCTTGTGGCCACCGAGAAGTCTGCTCCACATGCGTCGTCCGTCTCCGTTTCGTCCTCTGCGATCCTCGCtgctgcatctgcaaaaccgaGTCTCCCCTCATCTTCGTCACCAAG GCGTTGGGTGATTATACGAGGACGATCAACGACTTCTCGACGTTCCCGACGGCGCCGAAGGAAGGCCGAGTAGCGGGAGGGTTCTGGTACCATGAAGACACTCAGGCCTTCTTTGATGATTTGGATCAGTACAGGATGATCAAGGCCATGTGTAGGCTCTCCTGCAGTGTCTGCGACAAGGCGGAGGAGGAGCAAGGGCCCGGGCCGAGGCATCGTTTGAGGATTAAGAGCGTTGAGCAGCTCAAGGGTCATTTGTATCATAAGCACAAATTGAATATGTGTAATTTATGTCTCGAAGGGCGTAAG ATATTCATAGGGGAGCAGAAGTTGTATACGAGGGCTCAGCTTAACCAACATATACACACTGGTGACTCTGAAGTTGATGGAAGTGAGAGTGAAAGAGGAGGCTTTGCTGGTCATCCTATGTGTGAGTTCTGTAGGAATCCTTTCTATGGTGATAATGAGTTGTATACTCACATGACTACTGAGCATTATACCTGTCACATTTGCCAAAG GTCGCAAACTGGGAAATATGAATACTATaaaaactatgatgacttggAG CTTCACTTTCGTCGAGACCATTTCCTTTGTGAGGACGACTCTTGCCTTTCAAAGAAGTTCGTTGTTTTCCCAAACGAATCAGAGTTGAAA AGACATAACGCCATCGAGCATGGGGGTAGGATGTCTCGTGCTCAGCGAACTGCTGCGTTACAG ATACCAACGAGTTTCCGATACAGTCGTGGAAATGACCAAGAAAGTCGTCGTGGAAGACCTCGATCATTCCGTCGCGAACCTGGTGGTGGCGATGATAATTATAATCGTGCAGTCAATGCTGCTCTTCGTTTATCTGAGGCTGAGTATTCTAGGCAAGAGCCTCCTCCACCTTCAAGTGCACCACCACCTGGATTCTCTGAGAACAACAACAGAGACATGGATGATGGTGATCCTCTTATCCAACCAATGGAATCTCTTTCAACTACCGATATGGAGCCCTCTTCGCGATATCTTCAAGCTGTGGGCAGTTCTGGTGGTGGTGGTTCACGTCTGCAAGAATCTGCTTTTCCTCCTCTTGCTGGTCAACCTAGATCTGGACAGAACTTGGAGGGTTTGCCTACTAACACCTTGGCTGCTCGTCTAAGACGTCAAACAAATCGAACTCCTAGCGCTACTGCCATTGCTAGTCCTTCTCAAGCATGGCCAGCGGTTAACCGAGCTTCCAATACAAGTGGCGGTGGCGGTGGCGGTGGCAACCCTTCTTCCGGATGGCCAGCAATAGGTCGCGCACCTGTACAAGCATCTAGCTCTTCAGCTCAATCTAGGTCCCATGCCAGAGTTGCTCAGCCCAGACCTCCTAATTCACAGGCTGCTCGTAATGGAAATATGATTCCTCACTCATCCTCAGCTCCTAATCTATCTGATACAAGATCACTTCATTCAGAATTTCCTCCTGTTTCTGCTGCTGCTCGCAAGACACCATCATCCACCATCACACAGGGAACATCAAACTCCCAACCACCACCTCCAGATGTGCAATCTGCTAACAAGTCATTGGTTGAGCAAATGCGATCTGCACTTGGTCATGATGAAGAATTGTTTATGACCTTCAAAGATGTATCAGGACAGTATCGTCAAGGTTCGATTGATGCAACAACTTACTTGGAGTATGTGAAAGGTTATGGATTGTCTCACTTGGTTATTGACCTTGCAAGACTCTGCCCTGACCCTAGAAGGCAGAAGGAACTCATTGATGCTCACACTGCCAGTTTGAGAAACAGCGCAGCAAAGGAGAATGGTCCAGCTGCTGCTCCAGGGCAGAGTTCGTCGTCTCAAGCTCAAGAGAGTAAGAAAAACAAAGGGAAAGCTGTGAAGGTTGCTGATCCAAAAGAAGCAGTAGCAGATAACTTTATGGAGACGGTGAGGAGACTACAATCCTCGCAGAATtttcatgaagaagaagaagaggttatATCGAAAGATAAGAATGCTTACAGGTCTGACAAAGGCAAATCGAAAGTGGAGTCTACTTCAACCGGAAGTAAGCAGCAACGTAAGAAAACCTCAAAGTTTCACAGAGTACGGCTTGGTGACGGATCAATGGCAGCATTGCTAAATGTGAACTCCTCTTACCATGAGCCTCATGAACCAGAATCAAAAGATGACAATAATAATAGTAGCCAGAATCAAACCGGTGTACGTGGTGTTTGGCGTAAAGGAGGTGCACAACTTTTCTCCTAG
- the LOC106353309 gene encoding ABC transporter B family member 21 — translation MDGIMESEEGLKVDSPNRTEAETSNSKTPEEEVKTESVLKEEKKKTDEKKKKEEDDEKTKTVPFHKLFAFADSFDIILMILGTIGAVGNGLGFPIMTILFGDVIDVFGQNQNSSDVSDKIAKVALKFVYLGLGTLVAALLQVSGWMISGERQAGRIRSLYLKTILRQDIAFFDVETNTGEVVGRMSGDTVLIQDAMGEKVGKAIQLISTFIGGFVIAFAEGWLLTLVMVSSIPLLVISGAALAIVISKMASRGQTSYAKAAVVVEQTVGSIRTVASFTGEKQAISSYNKHLVSAYRAGVFEGASTGLGLGTLNIVIFCTYALAVWYGGKMILEKGYTGGQVLIIIFAVLTGSMSLGQASPCLSAFAAGQAAAYKMFETIKRKPEINASDTTGKVLDDVRGDIELRDVNFSYPARPEEQIFRGFSLSISSGSTVALVGQSGSGKSTVVSLIERFYDPQSGEVRIDGVNLKEFQLKWIRSKIGLVSQEPVLFTSSIKENIAYGKEDATVEEIRKATELANASKFIDKLPQGLDTMVGEHGTQLSGGQKQRIAVARAILKDPRILLLDEATSALDAESERIVQEALDRIMVNRTTVVVAHRLSTVRNADMIAVIHQGKIVEKGSHSELLRDPEGAYSQLIRLQEDNKKSEDSTEEQKISMESMKRSSLRKSSLSRSLSKRSPSFSMFGFPAGIDATNETKQEIKEEETEHKKVSFLRVAALNKPEIPMLILGSIAAVLNGVILPIFGILISSVIKAFFKPPEQLKSDTSFWAIIFMLLGVASMVVYPAQTIFFSIAGCKLVQRIRSMCFEKVVHMEVGWFDETENSSGAIGARLSADAATVRGLVGDALAQTVQNLASVTAGVVIAFVASWQLAFIVLAMLPLIGLNGYIYMKFMVGFSADAKRMYEEASQVANDAVGSIRTVASFCAEERVMKMYKKKCEGPMKTGIRQGIVSGIGFGVSFFVLFASYAASFYAGARLVDDGKTTFDAVFRVFFALTMAAVAISQSSSLSPDSSKASNAAASIFAVIDRESKIDPSDESGRVLDDVKGDIELRHVSFKYPSRPDVQIFQDLCLSIRAGKTIALVGESGSGKSTVIALLQRFYDPDSGQITLDGVEIKTLQLKWLRQQTGLVSQEPVLFNETIRANIAYGKGGDASETEIISAAELSNAHGFISGLQKGYDTMVGERGVQLSGGQKQRVAIARAIVKDPKVLLLDEATSALDAESERVVQDALDRVMVNRTTVVVAHRLSTIKNADVIAVVKNGVIVEKGKHDTLISIKDGVYASLVQLHLSAST, via the exons ATGGACGGTATAATGGAATCAGAGGAAGGACTCAAGGTGGATTCACCTAACAGAACAGAAGCAGAGACCTCAAACTCAAAAACCCCTGAAGAAGAAGTTAAGACAGAGTCTGTTcttaaagaagagaagaaaaaaacagatgagaagaagaagaaagaagaggacGACGAGAAGACAAAAACGGTGCCGTTTCACAAGCTGTTTGCCTTTGCAGATTCCTTTGACATCATTTTGATGATCCTTGGAACTATTGGTGCTGTGGGAAACGGTCTTGGCTTCCCTATCATGACCATCCTATTCGGAGATGTCATTGATGTGTTCGGACAGAACCAAAACAGTTCAGATGTTTCAGACAAGATCGCCAag GTTGCTCTGAAGTTTGTATACCTTGGGCTAGGAACTCTAGTGGCAGCCCTACTCC AGGTTTCTGGTTGGATGATCTCTGGGGAGAGACAAGCTGGAAGAATAAGAAGTTTATATCTAAAAACCATATTGAGACAAGACATTGCCTTCTTCGATGTCGAAACAAACACAGGAGAAGTTGTTGGAAGAATGTCTGGTGACACTGTCCTTATACAAGACGCCATGGGAGAGAAG GTTGGTAAGGCTATACAGCTGATATCAACTTTTATCGGTGGATTTGTCATAGCTTTCGCGGAAGGATGGCTTCTTACATTAGTCATGGTATCTTCAATACCACTACTAGTAATCTCTGGTGCAGCTCTAGCCATCGTCATATCGAAAATGGCTTCACGTGGACAAACTTCTTATGCCAAAGCCGCCGTTGTAGTCGAGCAAACAGTTGGATCCATAAGAACCGTTGCATCCTTTACCGGAGAGAAACAAGCTATAAGCAGTTACAATAAACATCTCGTCTCCGCTTATAGAGCAGGTGTGTTTGAAGGAGCTTCCACAGGGCTTGGTCTCGGTACACTCAACATTGTCATCTTTTGCACTTATGCTTTAGCTGTTTGGTACGGTGGGAAGATGATACTGGAGAAAGGGTACACAGGAGGACAAgttctcatcatcatcttcgCGGTTCTAACCGGTTCCATGTCATTAGGACAAGCGTCTCCTTGTTTAAGCGCCTTTGCAGCTGGTCAAGCCGCTGCGTACAAAATGTTCGAAACGATCAAAAGAAAGCCGGAGATTAATGCTTCTGATACAACCGGGAAGGTTCTTGATGATGTTAGAGGAGATATAGAGCTTAGAGATGTTAACTTTAGCTACCCGGCGAGGCCAGAAGAGCAGATCTTTCGCGGGTTTTCGCTCTCTATCTCAAGTGGCTCCACGGTGGCGCTGGTTGGGCAGAGTGGGAGTGGGAAGTCTACTGTTGTGAGTTTGATAGAGAGGTTTTATGATCCGCAGAGTGGTGAAGTGAGGATCGATGGTGTTAACCTTAAAGAGTTTCAGCTGAAATGGATCAGAAGCAAGATAGGACTTGTGAGTCAAGAACCTGTTCTGTTCACTTCGAGTATTAAAGAGAACATTGCTTACGGGAAAGAAGACGCTACGGTTGAAGAGATTCGTAAGGCTACAGAGCTTGCAAATGCATCTAAGTTCATTGATAAGCTTCCTCAG ggtttagacACGATGGTTGGAGAACACGGGACTCAGCTTTCAGGTGGACAGAAACAGAGGATCGCGGTGGCTAGAGCGATCTTAAAAGATCCAAGAATCTTGCTTTTAGACGAAGCGACAAGCGCGCTTGATGCAGAGTCAGAGAGAATAGTTCAAGAAGCTCTTGACAGGATCATGGTTAATCGTACAACTGTTGTCGTCGCTCATAGATTAAGCACTGTGAGAAATGCAGACATGATTGCTGTGATTCATCAGGGAAAGATCGTTGAGAAAG GTTCTCACTCTGAGCTCCTAAGAGACCCTGAAGGAGCTTACTCTCAGCTCATACGACTTCAAGAAGACAACAAAAAGTCCGAAGACTCGACGGAAGAGCAGAAGATATCAATGGAGTCTATGAAACGGTCTAGCTTGAGAAAGTCATCGCTAAGCCGGTCTTTAAGCAAAAGATCACCTTCTTTCTCCATGTTTGGTTTTCCAGCAGGTATAGACGCAACCAACGAAACCAAACAAGAGATCAAGGAAGAAGAGACAGAAcacaagaaagtatcattcctTAGAGTAGCAGCTTTAAACAAACCAGAGATTCCAATGCTTATACTCGGATCCATAGCCGCTGTTCTAAACGGAGTGATACTTCCCATCTTTGGGATACTAATCTCAAGCGTGATCAAAGCGTTTTTCAAACCACCTGAGCAGTTAAAATCCGATACAAGCTTTTGGGCAATCATCTTCATGCTTCTTGGTGTAGCTTCAATGGTAGTATACCCGGCGCAAACCATCTTTTTCTCTATAGCCGGATGTAAACTGGTGCAGCGGATAAGATCGATGTGTTTTGAGAAAGTGGTTCATATGGAAGTTGGATGGTTCGATGAGACTGAGAACTCGAGTGGTGCTATTGGAGCTAGGCTTTCTGCTGATGCTGCTACGGTTCGCGGTCTTGTTGGAGATGCATTGGCTCAAACCGTACAGAACCTTGCGTCTGTAACAGCTGGTGTGGTTATTGCCTTTGTGGCGAGCTGGCAGCTAGCTTTCATTGTTTTGGCGATGCTTCCGTTGATTGGGCTTAATGGTTATATTTACATGAAGTTCATGGTTGGCTTCAGTGCAGATGCAAAG AGAATGTACGAGGAAGCGAGCCAAGTAGCGAACGATGCGGTAGGGAGCATAAGAACGGTTGCTTCATTCTGTGCAGAGGAGAGAGTGATGAAAATGTATAAGAAGAAATGTGAAGGTCCTATGAAGACAGGTATACGTCAAGGCATAGTTAGCGGTATCGGTTTTGGAGTTTCTTTCTTCGTCCTCTTTGCTTCTTACGCAGCTAGTTTCTATGCTGGTGCAAGGCTTGTCGATGACGGAAAAACAACCTTTGATGCGGTTTTCAGG GTTTTCTTCGCTTTGACAATGGCGGCTGTAGCTATTTCTCAGTCGAGTTCACTGTCTCCTGATTCAAGCAAAGCTAGCAATGCCGCTGCATCCATCTTCGCGGTTATAGACAGAGAATCGAAGATTGATCCAAGTGACGAGTCTGGGAGAGTTCTTGATGATGTCAAAGGAGATATTGAACTTCGTCATGTTAGTTTCAAGTATCCATCAAGACCAGATGTTCAGATCTTCCAGGATCTTTGTCTCTCTATTCGAGCCGGAAAG ACAATAGCTTTGGTTGGAGAGAGTGGAAGTGGGAAATCGACAGTGATTGCGTTGCTGCAGAGGTTTTACGATCCTGATTCAGGTCAGATCACTCTTGATGGAGTTGAGATTAAGACCTTGCAGCTGAAATGGCTAAGGCAGCAAACAGGGTTGGTGAGTCAAGAACCGGTTTTGTTCAATGAAACCATCAGAGCAAACATTGCTTACGGAAAAGGAGGAGATGCTTCTGAAACTGAGATCATATCTGCAGCTGAGCTATCTAACGCTCATGGCTTCATTAGTGGACTACAAAAG GGTTATGATACAATGGTGGGTGAGAGAGGAGTTCAATTATCAGGAGGGCAGAAGCAGAGAGTGGCTATAGCAAGAGCAATTGTCAAAGACCCTAAGGTGCTGCTACTGGATGAAGCAACAAGCGCTCTAGACGCTGAGTCAGAGCGTGTGGTCCAAGATGCATTGGACAGGGTTATGGTTAACAGAACAACCGTGGTGGTGGCACATCGGTTATCAACAATCAAGAACGCAGATGTAATTGCAGTGGTTAAGAATGGAGTAATAGTTGAGAAAGGAAAGCATGACACTTTGATTAGTATCAAAGATGGTGTCTATGCTTCTTTAGTACAGCTTCATCTAAGTGCTTCTacttaa